The DNA sequence CTCATACAGTGGTTATAAAAAGTATACACCCCCCCTGTTCCAATGTCTGGTTTACAATATTAGGCAAATATACTGTCCTTACGAAAACAGTGAGGCAACCATGTGGACTAAATATTTCAGTGGCAGGAAGATGAGGAAgacggggaggaggaggaaagtgaCATGTATGAAGTTCCTCCCTGCGAGCGTCCAGCTGTCACAGTCCCGCCGAGacaagtggaagaaaatgtttatATGGGTAAGAAACACTTTTCATACTCACACAGAAAGGGAATTGAGATACGAGTGAACCAacttccaagttttttttttaaggctattCAGCCAATTTTTTGCAGTGAACACAATTCACTTCACAAGAAGCTGCACTTTGGCAAagaagaggcttcaagctgttcatTGCCAGTTGAAGTTCACTATAAAGtggaacaaaacaaagacaattacactttgtgtatttCAAAAAGCCACGTAGTTTAGCCTTAGCTAAtagcgctaattagcatctatgttACGATGCTATACCACTTTATGTAGAAGATGAAActcaaatgtagaaaaaaaaatataactgtACTCACAGTCATACAGTAGcctatattatttatcctctgttAAGAACAAGGACAAGCGCTatggtaaatggatggatgactagTTCTAATTTTGCAGAACGAACCTCCAGTGCTGCACCTGCATCAAGAATGGGCGGAAAACTTCAGGTAAATATAGCAATGGATGTCTGTTTCTGGTCACTTTGCAATATATTTGcaaaagtttttctttctttttgtcacCTACAGAAACCTCAACATGCTAAGGAGTCTAACGGCAAGAAACGTGAGTCACAGCTTACAGCGGCACTGTCGAATATTGTACAGTATTCTATAGTGTTTACTTTAGCAATATCTGCCTCACTGTAAGAAGATTGAAGGTTCAGAGTTAGGTCATTCACAGGAGAgctggtcaaaaaaaaaaatgttattatgaACATGATCTTGAAAGTCTTTTGTCATCCTTCAGCGCCTGAGGTTGACAGAAACGAGAAGCCCGGCAGGAAAAAGATGGCATCTCCTCCTGCTCCCTTTCTTACGTCTACCACAGAGGAAGGTGCAGTAATACATGTTGACTCATACAAATGcagttttttggttgttttttttctaatggcAAGGATAAcatccatttcaaaataaatatgcattttGCTTCACCGTGAGGACAAAACTATCGGGACACCTGGTCATTGCCAACCTAAAAGGAAATAAGGAGTTGATCGCTTTCAACTTTACATCTTCTACTCTTCTGGCAAGACTTCCTCACTAAAGTTTGGAGTGTGTGTAAAGTACACTTATAGTATGTGTTAGAAGAATCATGCGGTAATGGCGCCCTCTTGTGTCTCTGTGCAGCATTTCAGCTGACATAGTGCCAGTACAACAGTAAGGGCAGTGAACTTTGcctatactgtacattacagtAAAAGCATTGTTTTACAGAAGGATTAtattcatctatctatctatctatctatctatctatctatctatctatctatctatctatctatctatctatctatctatctatctaatcttGATAGCTAGCTAACAAGCTCACTCACTAGCTAGCTATGTCTCTAGAGCGCTCTCTATGCCATTCATCTTTCTTTATCTATTTTTCTGTTTGCATTTCAGACGTATATTTGGATCCGAATGAGGAACAGGTAAATTAATTGAAAAGCGCCATGTTCTAGTCATCTCATGATCCAACTTCATGGATAtctgaaacaacaacaacaaattaattTCAGCATCAATAGCCTACTATTGTAGTTATCCAGCAACAAAAATGGAGATGCAGTGTACAGGCTGTTTAcaccactgtaaaaaaaataataaactaaaaaatcattttgaacattaTAATTGAAAACATACATAAGATTTGATTGtcttttgtgtatttattgtatcaattaTGTGATACAATTCTCcagaataaaatgtgtttaatttaaTGCTAAATATGAcccacacatacagtatagtggAATTCTCCTACTACCAACCATCAAACGCTGTGTGTTCTCATGTTTCAGAGGGATAACGACGACCTGTATTTAGAACCAGCAGCTGGTAGGTTGCATGAATGTGGACTAGATCACGTTGATTAAATGTTTGCATAGTTTGTATGAAAAGTCTTCCAGATGCGAATCTTAATTTCATTCCCTTCCTGCCCCTCAGCTTGCCCTCCGGCCCCCCAGGGcccgatgagaatgtcatcatCCACCAAGACGTCACTCACGCATTCGCCCATGTATGTGCTCGTCCACCACTGATACAGTTGATCAGGAGTTCCTAATCTTGTGGCATTTGAATGTACAATATACAGCCATATTGCACTGACATGCTTTCATTATGCAGAATGAAGCCTCCACTTCCAAGAGCCAAGTCAGTGAGTTGTCCATGTTCTCTTCCCATTTAAAACATTAGAACTTTTCCTTCTAATTGAGATAGACGACAAAATTGAGTGCAAGCAGTGACGTCTGTTTCCTTCCTTTCAGAattccttcctgccttccttgACAGAGGCAAAAACAGGTAGAACcccttttactattttttttttgcaatggatGTAAAAGTCATCACACCCTTGTTCAATCTTTTGACATTTTGCTCCCACTTTGCAttcaaacaggggtgtgtagacttttttttttttttttttaatatctgatGTGCTTGCACTAATTGGCTTTGAAAatcaacacacacattcacatttcaaacatttcagCTCCTAATTTTGAAGCAAGATTCATCACCTCCAAACTGCCCTTGCTAACAGAAGGTTTTAAGCCAGCCAGTCTAAAGGAAACTATGCTCAGGTCAGTCACCAAGTGCAATAGATTAAAGTATGCTAATATGTGTAATGTTTATAAGCATTTTAATTCATATTAGCTTTACTTTAGAGGTCAATTGTATACTAAAGCTATGATTGATTATTAACATTTCGGTATATATTTCAGCCACGCAAATCCTCTCATGCTTAAGACTAAGAATGCAAGTAAGCTTCtttaattttcaacaaaattgcATGTATCATCACTGAATTTCaggtttttatgttttaataaaaacattttattttgtattttgagctTCTGGTGGCGGAAGAACAACCAAACAATTGGGGATTgaggtaaattaaaaaaatttaaaaagttgcagaatatttcatgttttcaattaatgATGTGCTTACTGTACGTTCACATTATAGGACAAAGAATGGTTTGCTGGTGATTGCACCAGGAAAACAGCAGAGGATCTTTTACTGAGAGCCAATAAGGTAAAATAATGCTTTCATGCATGGCAGCGTTTTGATCAACTTTACAGGCACATTTTTCTCAATAATGTTGGttgaattaaaatttgtaaaactTTGGGGTCATTCGACTTGAAAACCTCCACGGTATACAGTACGTGCATCTCCATccataataaatttaaataatgagggatttttttttttttctatttcggttgttcagtataaaaaaaaaagagaatttcaTATATTAGATCAATTCATTACACAGAGAgtggaaattttattttttattttttatttttttatttattcttttttatgATTACAGCTTACATGTAACTACAGACAAATATTacccatctaaaaaaaatactgtatattacataagaagcaataaaaatgattttgatgATATAGAAattctgaaatgtattttaccGTTTTTAATAAAACTGTATAATATGAGTTTCACTTTTAATCAACGTTCCCACGATACTGACATTTATTGAGATGCATCTGTATTTATCTTGGTTGTTACCAGTCGACCTCTCTCTTGTTCATTCGTAGGACGGCGCCTTCCTCATCCGACACAGCTCGGCCCAGAGCGCCCGACAGCCTTTCACCCTCGCTGTGCTCTACCAGCACAAGGTCTACAACATTCCCGTCCGCTTCCTGGAGGAGATGCAGGGCTTTGCTTTGGGAAAGGAGGGCAAGAAAAGGGAAGAGGTGAACTCAGATCGAATAGTCTTCTAGACAGTCTAGAGACTCTAGACTCCATTCTGGACTATTCTAGACCAATAATTACGGAATGGCCAAGATGAAAATGGGCGACGCATCAGCCTTAAAGATTAGAGGAGAGCTTGAAAGCCTGTACGAATGATAAATCTGAATTTCTCTCCCCTCCATTAGGTTTTCACCAGCCTGGACGAGATAGTGATGCACCACAAGAAGAACCAGCTCTATCTGATTGACAGCAAGAGCCAGGCCAAGCACGCTGTCTATTTATCTCACGTTGCACGCTGCTAACCTTCACATTTCACAGAATCGGTTACAATCTTCATGCTGAAAATGGTGTCACACATTATTGGACACTGCACGTTATTGGGCACAAAAACTGCTTGAAATGACATCTCACAGCATTAGCATTACAGAGCTAAAATGGGGGACACTCCAATGACCAAACTACAATAGTGCCTTGAGATAGGAGTGACCCGacgcattacaaaaaaatgtttttggggtggATGATGGAATggtcatttccattcatttcaatggggtaaggTGATTATAGATATGAGTGTATTGAGTAACAAATATGGtcatataaagaattaaaatgaattgtacacaaataataaaatttaaaaaaaaatctacaatatGTCCCTTTTAAAACTCAAGAGGTAATCAAAACACAATACTAACAAAAATACAGCTCATGAATTAGAATAATATGTCTATTCAAATTTCTATTGAGTATATTTAACATTATGGGCCCaattcagggtttttcctgtgtacaaaattcagaggcggccacctcaagtgagtcaaatttacagaatacatgcacgaCAAGacgcatggtcaggattagggatgtttaataccacttttttcctgaCCGATACGCAACCCTTAAGTAGTCACtgctactgataccaaataccgataccactagtaaatcAAATTTCCCACCAATAGAtcatgacagatgattttaaagaaagacctatctatacatcccaatatattatttttccttaaaattgcatgaagttaatggcaactttgtatttatataatttctaatttcttgtcCCTGATCGCAAAAAACGGCCTTAATGGTATCGGTTAccgccgtgagtaccgataccttaaaataagattggTATTGGCaatgataccgatacctggtatcggtagtcacccatcatagtcaggatgataccatctctgcctcaatttgagccaggaaaaactcTGCGATTGCATTAACTGCATAAAGCGATGATCCAACTTTTTGATCGTACCAATAATCCAATTCTTACAGGCTAAACACATCACCACCAGCTCCTttccttttttgtctttgttttaattttttatcatgTGTAGGCCAAGTCATGGTGGAAAAACAAGTCAGGGTAAATGAATAGTTTGACCTGATCCACAGGCAGGCATACTTATAAATAAACAGATTCAAGCTCGAGAGTTTAGATAGCAAAAGAGGTCAGGAAGGAGGACTGTAAACAAACAAGCAGATAAATCAAGTGTAGTCGCAGCATCATTAAATTATCCAGTCACATCCAGTAACAGCTACGCAACTGTTGCCATGTTGCGTTCCTTTGCTTCAAAGTCCTTTAGAGGGATAAAACAACATAATGCCTCTTTAAGAGAAACGCTTGTGAGTGGTGAGGCTGCCGCAGTGGCTGGTTTAGCCTAATAATGAACACTGAATGACTTCCTGGAGACGCTGCAATTTGTCAGACGGGGGTGTGAGGCATTCTGCTGTGATGACGTGCTATGTGTTTCCCAGACTGGCACTCAATAACATCCTGTGATCACTATTGATAAGAATATGTCATAGGTAGGCTCACTATATATGCTGTGGAATAAAAGGGATGGATGTTTGATTCAATttctgtgaagaaaaaaaaactgttattttttaaaattattttaattgggcatcaGTTTTGATGCCATTTTGGAGATTAAAGTTACCCAGAGTTGTCATCATAgccccacacacaaaatgtacttATTATTTAACAGTTCAAATTGAACAGTTGATTATTAGCTCATAACACATCCTTTCTATTAGCATAAATATGAATCTTCTTGTGCCATACCAAAAAATTTGACATCATTTGAAATATGACTACTTGCTACTACTTCTTTATCAAAACTGATGATGAAGTGCTGactccatgagtgaaaatacaaaTGATGCTTTTATGTCGACTTTATCAGGACTTTTGGGACGCTTACGAACAAGTAGCCGCTCACTTAATCGCTCCGCCCACTgccgtcatcatcgtcatggtAACGGAAGCCATACTGTTCATAAAAAGGAGTGAGCAGTGCTTATTTGTCGAGACCTAAGgaccctcccccccaaaaaaagagtggATATTCTTGATTCTTGGGGTAATTTGACGATGACAAGGGAACTgattaaaactgaaaaatcaATTACAGTAGATGTTTCATTTgaattaaggtttttttttacacagctcATTAAAACGTGATATAATAGGAGCAATAATTGGCTATGTTatgaaattttaaaatgtctatGTCATTTTGGGACACCCTGTAAATAATGTATTATCATTACCCCCTCTCATAAAGAGTAGGCCTAAAGTGTATTATTTACTACTTTCTTCACAGAGAAACAAGTGTTGTAAGAAAGATTCATACACACGACACGTGTGTCTGAATCATGGCAGTTGACTCGCGTCCATCTTTTAAAACTGGCAATACACTTTATTCATTCCTTTTTCACACACAACCTAACTTCCAGTAGAAGAACTTGAACATGCATTAGGCTCTCTCTCTTCTGCCTTAAACAGTAGCTCCTTTGATTGGCTCTGCAGTGTTTACATCCTGTGGGCAATTCTGAGTCACTTTCAGCCTCTGTTAAGTGTTATTCAGTTCAGTGCACTAATTGTACCACAAGTATTGTGAATTTAAAATGGGCGTAGTATTTACAACCATTTACAGTTTAAAGGCAAGTAATCCGCTATTATCCacattagatagatagatagatagatagatagatagatagatagatagatagatagatagatagatagatagatagatagatagatagatagatagatagatagatagatagatagatagatagatagatagatagatagatattcaCGGTGCCTAAAtacggtcctcgagagccccaaTCTAGCCTTGATGTTTCCCTCCACGTACCTCATTATGTTTAGGATCCTTATTATGTTTCTGCAAAGCTTACTTATGAGCTGATCAGTTGATtcaggtgcgttggaggagGTAGACATCTAAAACAGGCTTGAGAGGGGCTCTCAAgtaccggacttgggcacctctTTTCCGCAATGGGATCAGGTTGGGCACTTCCTATTTAATACGCAGTGAAAATGTAGAATGGCTGCAAAACGCGTGTTTGTGAATTAGTTTGTGTGTAATATAATTGTGGGCTGGCTGGTGATTTCAAAGTTGGAAACGTTGGGCTGAGGAGTAAACGGAGGAGGTCTTCGGCGGaggggtacacacacacacacacactacacatcTGACCTTCTAGCGTTGACAGCCGTGAGAAAAAAACCTCCGAGGGCTCACTCGTCTCACTTCTTAGACTGTCTCGACgtggattttcatttttggactTCCCCTCACGCGTGTGTTTATTCCGGGGACACACGATGGAACGGTTACACGCGAGTCTTGATCGTTAACG is a window from the Vanacampus margaritifer isolate UIUO_Vmar chromosome 3, RoL_Vmar_1.0, whole genome shotgun sequence genome containing:
- the LOC144048370 gene encoding SH2 domain-containing protein 6, which gives rise to MKMSFFGKLKNIGPPAPPKRTGNNEDLGWKPHAVWQEDEEDGEEEESDMYEVPPCERPAVTVPPRQVEENVYMERTSSAAPASRMGGKLQKPQHAKESNGKKPPEVDRNEKPGRKKMASPPAPFLTSTTEEDVYLDPNEEQRDNDDLYLEPAAACPPAPQGPMRMSSSTKTSLTHSPIMKPPLPRAKSNSFLPSLTEAKTAPNFEARFITSKLPLLTEGFKPASLKETMLSHANPLMLKTKNATSGGGRTTKQLGIEDKEWFAGDCTRKTAEDLLLRANKDGAFLIRHSSAQSARQPFTLAVLYQHKVYNIPVRFLEEMQGFALGKEGKKREEVFTSLDEIVMHHKKNQLYLIDSKSQAKHAVYLSHVARC